The Bacillus sp. Y1 genome includes the window TTGGTTCATAATAGAGGAAGGTATTATATTGTATGTAATAAGGGAAGTGAAAGAGAAGAACATGCAAAAATCAATACAGATTTCAACATATGAAGAATACGAGACACTTGAACAGGAATTGGAAGATTATATAGGGAACTACGCAGCGGAAAAATTACATTTGGTAATGTACTCTATTCGAGAAGCGGTAAATAATGCGTTTGAACACGGCATAAAAAGTAATTCTTCATTGGTTATTACGGTTACAACAGAGATAAGTGGAAGTGAAATCATTATAGAAGTTGAGCATAACGGAGATGGATTCAATCACGAAGAAAAGATCATGTCGGTTAAAGATCCAGATCAATATTTTATAGAATCATTATTAAGCACGAGGGGAAGAGGTATTGCCATTATGAAAAAGTGTGCAAAGCATATCTCCTACTCTGAAGGTGGAAGAAAGCTAACATTACTATTCGAGTTGGAAAAATGAATATGAACTTTTATCAGTCATTAATTGAAGGTTCCCCGGATCTAATTTCAGTATTAGATAAAGAAGGTATTTGTGTCTATGTGAATACATCTTATGAGAAGGTGCTTGGGTACAAGAGGGAAGAAATATTAGGCAAGCACTTTTCAAAGGTAATTTCACTTGACCCGAACTCGTTAGAATATACTCTGTCTATTTTCTCTACCGTATTTTCTGGAGAAAAAACAGATGAATTCCAAGTGAAAATATATCATAAAGAAGGGTACCCATTAACATTCAATGTAAAGTACACGCTTTTAAAAGAAGAAGGATTTCTACAAATTGTTTTACGGGATATTACAGAGGAACAAAAATTAAAGAAACAAAAAAGTGAATTAACAGAAATGAATAAGCTATTGGCGGACGTGCTTGACCATACCGGGATAGGAATTACTATCACTGATCCACATCAAGAGGATAACCCTATTATTTACCACAATAAAGGATTCGAAAGTCTAACTGGATATGGTCCAGATGAGATTTTGGGTAAAAATTGTAGGCTTCTTCAAGGCCCATTAACGAGTAAGGATACAAAAAGGGTCATTAGAGAAAAAGTGTCGAATCAGGAAGAAGTTAAGGTAGAGATATTAAATTATCGGAAAGATCAAACTACTTTCTGGAATGAGGTCTGTATAAATCCCGTTCTTACTGAACAAGGAGAGGTAAGTCATTTTATTGGAATTCAAAAGGATGTAACGAAGAAGAAGCTATTAGAACTTGATTTAATGAGAGATTTTTCTTTATCTCGTGCCATTCAACAATTAATATTAAGCAAGGATATTGATGATCAATCAATTTCGATCTGTGGGTCTTATTTTCCGTCTCATGAAATTGGTGGTGATTTCTATAAATGGCAGAAAATAGATGATGATCTGTATTTTATTATGATTATGGATGTGATGGGGCACGGAATTGCTTCTTCTTTACTAACGATGTCGATTAATGCAGAGCTTACATCGATTTTAAAATATGACACATGCCATCCTACTTATATTTTAAATAGACTTAATCAACATATGCTTGAGTTATTCTCAGAAGCCGAAAATGAGAGAATGACAAGAATGTATTTTACTTGTATTGTGCTCTTGATTGATATGAAAAACAAAAGTATAGATTATATTAATTCGGGACATCCATCTTTTATCCTTGAGGAAGGGGAGAGGCTAAGAGAAATCTCTTCCAATGAAATACCTGTAGGCTTTCTTCCAAATCATCAATTTCAAGCGGAAACTCTCTATTATAAAGATTTGACAGAGTTGTTTCTTTACACTGACGGTCTCTTAGAGTATTTGAATTCCTCATTGGCAGAGTTAACGAAGAAAAAAGAAAAGGATAAAAATCTCTTTCTCCATTTGTCAAAGGAATTGAAAACAAAACAACTTCAAGATGATGTATGTTTTATTCAGGTGAAATTACTTTAGAGTAAGCACAAGACCCTCTTACATAAAAAAGAGGGTCCTTTTTTTATTTTTTTAATAGAAGATATAAGAAATAAGGTGCTCCAATAAGGGCCACCATGATACCAGCAGCAATACCTTCAGGTTCGATAATATTACGCCCAATTGTATCAGCAAACAATAATAGCCATCCTCCTACAAGAAGTGCAACGGGAATAAACAACTGGTTTCTCGGTCCAACCATCGCTTTGGCCATATGTGGGGCCATTAAACCAATGAAGCTTATTCCGCCTGTCACGGAAACGGCAGACGCTGCCAATGCAACAGCTGTAATTAATAAAGTGATTCTCTCCTTCTCTATCGAAATCCCTACACCGATAGAAATGGACTCACCTAAGGCTAAAATATTTAAGCGATTCGCCTTGTATAAAGTAAAGGGAATCAACACAAGAAGCCAAGGGAGAATGGCCCATACAAATGGCCAATCAGTCCCCCATATATTTCCTGCCAACCACTTTGCAATAAAGTCTACCTTAGCTCGTTCTGCAGATGAAATAAGAACGATCATAGCACCGGAAAGTGCCATCGAGAAACCGACCCCAACTAATACCAATCGTACAGGCTGAAGGCCAACACTTTTTTTATAAGAAAAGATATAAATAAGTGCTGATGTAAGGATAGCTCCGAAAAATGCAAGGATCGGAATCGCGTAAGCAAATGTTGATGCGTCGATTGGTGCAAATAGAAAAAAGACAGTTATAGCAACACCAGCACCAGAATTAATTCCGATGATGCCTGGGTCAGCTAAATCATTCCGTGTAATTCCTTGAAGAATGGCACCGGATAGTGCGAGAGCCATTCCTGCTAACAAGGTAATGACAATGCGGGGCAGACGGATGTCAAAGAGAATAAATTCTTCCTTAAACGATCCATTCCCTAATAAGGTTGGTATGATTCGATCATAGCTAACAGCAGAATAACCAAGACTTAAACTCACTATCATAGTGCCAAGGATAAGTATGAGCAGAGCAATCACTAGGGCTCTTTGTTTTTTTATAAGGTTTTGATGAATCATGAGAATTCTTTCCCTCCTTTACGAATGATAAATAAAAAGAAGGGGAGCCCGATCATGGCAACAATGGCCGCTACAGGTGTTTCATAAGGTGAATTTAATGTACGTCCAATCGTATCTGCGAGAAGCATAAATGTTCCACCAAAAATGGTCGACATCGGAAGAATAAAGCGATAGTCCGTTCCGACAATTGCCCGCACGATATGAGGCACCAGTAAACCAACAAAAGCTAGATTACCAGCTAAGGCTACAGCGGCCCCTGCAAGAACGATGACAATCACAAATAAAAAGGCTTTTACACGAGTCGTATTCTGTCCCAAGCCTACCGCCACTTCTTCATTTAAACTAAGAATGGTTAGTTGCCTTGAAAGAAAAATGGAAAGAATGATTCCGATAATAATGAACGGGACTACTATTTGAAGTTGGCCCCAGGTGGTTCCGATCACTCCTCCAGCTGTCCACATCGATACATCTTTTGAGATTTTAAAGAAGATAGCAATACCTTCTGAAATGGCAAAAAGAAAGGCAGATATTGCTGATCCAGCTAGAACGATACGGAAAGGAGAGAATCCCCCTTTTTTTACTGCACTTATGCCGAAAACAAGCAGAGCTCCAACAGCCGCACCAATAAAACAAGCAAGCATGATTCCGTAGTAATTTGCGGATGGAAGAAGGGCGATGGTAATCGCTAGTCCTGCATTCGCTCCAGCAGTAAGACCTAATAAACCTGGATCAGCGAGCGGATTTCGTGTCATTCCTTGCATGATTGCCCCTGATACAGCTAGGGCTGCACCAACTACTATCGCAGCAACTTCCCGTGGCAATCGAATCTCTTGTAAAATTAATATTTTTTCACTTGTTTGATTGGATAATAAGGCCAGCCAAACATCCTTGAAAGTTGTATCCGCGGCTCCGAAAACCATTGCAATGCTAAACATGAGTATAAATAAAAAAATTGCAACGATGCATTTGAAGAAAAACGATATAGGTTTGTTATTATGTAGCAATCTAGTCACCTCACTTTTTACATTTCAAAAGAAAGAGAGGAATTCGTTGATGAATTCCTCTACGTAAGTAAACTATTTTTCAAGAAAACTCTTAGTAAAGAACTCTATTTAATAGGAGTAGCATTAGTAATTCACACTTACAGGAGTAAGAGTGGAAACCATGTGTTGTTCATTTAGTGAATTCCCTTTAAGAAGGTTATAGGTTATGCACATTGGCTTATTCGTCCGCGGATCTCTGCCGATTTCTGCATCAATTTGAAATACCTCTCGTAATACCTCACGTTGAATTACTTCTTCGCAAGTTCCAGCTTTTACAATTTCCCCTGCTTTTAAGGCGATCAAATGATCGGCAAATCGAGCGGCTTGATTTAAATCATGTAGAACCATGACAATCGTTCGTCCCTCATTTTGGTTTAACTCTTGCAACAGTTCGAGAACCTCAAGCTGATGAGCCATGTCCAAATACGTGGTAGGTTCATCCAGGAAAATAATATCGGTTTCCTGAGCAAGTGCCATGGCGATCCATACCCGTTGTCTTTGCCCACCAGAAAGGGCATCAACCGGTCGGAATTTAAAATCCATTGTTCCAGTTGCTTCAAGAGCCCAATCAATTACTTCAAAATCTCGTTTTGTTAAGCGGCCAAACCCTTTTTGGTAAGGAAAACGTCCATAGCTGACAAGCTCTCCTACTGTAAGTCCACCAACACTTTCTGGTGACTGAGGGAGTATGGCCATTTTTCTAGCTAGTTCTTTTGTATGCTGCTTAGCAATATCCTCTCCATCTAAAAGGACTGTCCCAGCTTGTTGAGCAATTATTCGTGTAATGGCTTTAAGCAACGTCGATTTTCCACAGCCATTTGAACCAATAATGGTCGTAATTTTTTTATCTGGTATATGGATGCTGAGGTTTTTCACTATCGTTCGTTCTCCATAAGCAACGGAAAGTTGGTCAGTATATAGGCGAACCATTGGAAACCTCCTTATGTAAATAATTTATTAATTGATAATGATTATCAGTATCGGATATATTAAATATAAAACGCATTCATCCCCCTGTCAATAAAATCTTTCACCTTTTGCGGTGACAGACACCCTTCGTGGACAGTTTTGGGGATTTTGTCCGTGTGGGGTGGACACTTGGTGCAAATTGACATATAGAGGAATTCTTATATATATGGCGAATAATTCTTAATAGAGATTGGGAAGAAAGGATGTACGTATGGAGAAAGTGAAGAAGCCATATAAAATAAGAAATTATGAGGAACAGGATGCAAATCAAATTGCCAAGTTTGATTTTATTTCAATGTTAGCTTATCGATTCAATGGGGACTATGCTTCAGATAATATTTTCTGTGTCGTTAGTGAAGAAGGAGAAGTTCTCGCTTCCGCACATATTGCTCCCGATCAGTCTTGGAGCTTAATCGAAGATCCGAACAAGCCTTTGGACTTTGAATTTAAGCTACAGATGGATTTATCCATAAATGAGAATACGACAGTTCCACAAGAAGCAGTGGATGAGTTAACTGATGCAGTTATGATTAGAGCTAAAATGATTCGAAGCCAATACCCCAATAAAAAAATTACTCTTACACATACGATTTCTTCTGATGATTTAGAGGAGATGGATTTTTATTTATCAAAAGGATTTATATCGAAACAAAATCATTTAGTGATGAAAAGAGATTTAACTGAACCAATCCCTCAATTTTCTTTACCACCAAATATAAAGGTATTAAATTGGAAAATGGAGACTCAAGAAGAGCAGGAAATGTATTTGCGTGCAGAGGCTGCTGGAGATCCAAACGGGATTTGTTGGAGCTTGAATCATCTAAGATGGACAAAGTCTGGCGCAGAATGGGATACATTTACGGCATTTGACGGAAATAATGTAGTGGGTAGTGTTATGACATGGGGACTCGGAGAAGAGAGAAGTGCCACTGAGAATATCTTTGTATTACCTGATTGGAGACGAAAGGGAATAGCAAAGGCATTAATTACTGAAGCATTAACTTTTTTAAAGGAAAAAGGGAAAATAGAAGCAACATTAGGAGTGTTTGGAGATAATCGAAATGCGATTTCACTATACCAATCCCTTGGATATCGCATGTTTTATACCATTATTGAGTTTGGTTACGACCTTTAGAATCAGCTTGATTAGGGCTGTTTCTTTTTTTATGTACTTTGAAGTAAGAAGCTAGGATGGTGGTACAGTAAATATTATCTCTGCTTACTGTGTATTCACAGAGAAAGGGAGCATGTTAATAATGAAAAGGGAGGTGTTAAACTTGCCAAGAGGAAAAGAACTGGAACAATTACCAATGGCAAATACATTACCTGGTGCCGGAAGAGACACTAGTAAAATGAATCGAACGGGATTAACGGGAATGACCGAAGGCGATATGCCGAAGCCAGCTCAAGCTTCAAAAAAGAATAAATAGGGCGAAGAAACCAAATCTTTTAGATCAGATTTGGTTTTTTTGTGGTAATATATGGTTTGTAGAGGGAGGAGAAAAGATGGAGATTAAAAACGGTAAACTAACAATTCGTCCCCTCGGGAAAGAAGATGTGGATCATCTATCTAAATGGCTTTCAAACCCAACTGTACTAGAATACTACGAAGGTAGAGATCAACCTTTTTCAGTAGAAAAAGTGATGCAAACTTTTTTTCTGGAAGAGGAAGGATTATCGCGATATATTTTTTTGTTTGAAGAAAAGCCAATAGGATATATTCAAACGTATACAGTAGAAGACGAGAAAGTGAAGACGTTTGGTATGGATCAATTTATTGGGGAAACGGATTATTGGAATAAAGGAATTGGGACGATTCTAATTCATACGATGGTAAATTATCTTGTAAACTCGATGAGTGCAGAGCGAATCATTATGGATCCACATACTAGTAATAAAAGGGCATTGAGATGTTACGAGAAATGCGGATTTAGAAAAGTGAAATTACTCTCAAAGCATGAATTACATGAGGGAGAGTTTCGTGATTGCTGGTTGATCGAATTAATAATAGAGCGGTAAGTCCATGCTGTAAAAAAAGAGGGGCAAATCGCTCCTCCTATTATTCCGTAAAAATGGCTATCGCATCACGTAAAAACTCAGCTGTTCCAGGTTGATCTTTATCATAGTTGGCAGTGAATCTCTCATCATCGACGTACATTTGGGCAAGTCCAGCATGCGCTTCTTTGCTGTAGGTTGGCCAAAAGTAACAAAGCCATTGTTTATGAAGCTCGGCTGCTTGTTGCGCAAGCGGACCTGCAGGATCACCACTTGTAAATGCTTGGGACAAAACGTCTCTTATTTGTTGCTCTAAAGCTGTCACCTTTTGATAGTCCTCCTCAGACAGGTTCATGAGCTTGGCATTGGATTGTTCTACGGTATCTTTTCCATACTTTTCACGAATTTCTTTTCCGTATTTCTTTTCATTTTCAGCAAGTAAATTTTGTTTAAACCCTTCAAATTTCTCTTTATTTGACATGGTAATTCTCCCTTCAGATTCTGCAATGGTCTTTTCCACATTACAAATTAACGTCTCTATTTGTTGCCGTTTTTCTATTAGCTTTAACCGATGTTCTCTTAGCGCCGCTTCTGCGTCAAACTTAGAGGAGGAGAGTATTTCTTTAATCGTATCCAAGCTAAATCCAAGCTCTTTATAAAAAAGAATTTGCTGAAGACGATTCACCTCTGATTGCCCATAAATTCGATAGCCATTCGAATTCACCCTGCTTGGTTCCAGAAGACCAATTTGGTCGTAATACCGTAATGTTCTTGTACTAACTCCTGCTAATTGGCCGAGCTTTTGAACCGTGTATTCCAATTCTTTCACCTCCTTATATGCTCACTATAAACCTTTACGTAGCGTTAATGTAAATAGGGTAGAGAAAAAATAAAAACAATCTCCCAAGTAATTAGATGGAGATTGTTTTGTTTAAGGCTTGTCAACCTAAAATTCTCTCTTTACTTTATCAATATATTTAAGGGTATCTGCTTTTCCTAAGGCGCCATGTCCACCTAACGCAGGCCTTACCGCTGGCCCTGGTCTTACAACATAATAAAAATCAAGAATTACTTTATTTACTTGACATCCAGCTCCCATTCCTTGAATGCCGATAATAAAAGGTATTACATGGTCTTTTACATCTATTTCACAATAAGCGTTCTGCAGATAGTAAATTTTGGGGACATACTTTATTTGTTTATAAAAGTGTACTACGTTAATTCGATAAAAATAGTTATTAATAATTTCCGTATCTGACATATTTGGATATGAGTATTTAAAAACCTGTTTAACGGGAACTTTCAGCCATTTTAATAAATCGGTTTGGGGACTATTAACTAGGGCTATGGAATCCTTTAGGTAACCAGAGAGAATTAGGGACATAAAGCCTCCTGCAGAGAGGAACCATAGAAAATCACTTTTTCAAAAGGGATACTTACTTTTTTTATTAGTTTTTCTAAAATGGTAGCAATATCTTTAATAAAAAATCTTTTATTAATACCTTGTCCCAATCCTACAAGTAATTCTGAATCAGCATACAAAGTTGGATCATTATAATAAATAGTAGAATCTTCAAAATCCTGAATCCATGAATGTCTTTGGAAATATGGTGGGAGAATTCGATTTTCGTTAAAATTCATTGCACCTGAACCTAACACAATTAAGTGTTCTGAATGTTGTTTTAATTTGATTAGAAATTCAAAAGTGATTCCCTCTCAATTCAGCACTAAAATGAAAGGTTTATTGTACGGAAGCAACAGACTATCTAGATGTTCATAGTTTATATTCTTACGAGGGTACTCTTTAAGCAATCTTTTTCTCACCACATTCCTTATACAATCAATTGAACTAGATATTTTCTTTAAACCATTCGATAGTTTCTGATAATCCTTCTATAAATGAAACTTTTGGTTTAAAAGATAATAAACTTGACATTTTAGATACATCTGGAAACCTATTTGGAATTTCTTCGAAACCTAATGGATAAACATCTTCAAATGGTACATATAAAATAGGGGAATTTGAGCGGGATAGTTTACGGACTAGTTTTGCTAAATTAAGGATATTCATCTCTGATTGGGAGCCAATATTAATGATTTCATTATTACACTCATCGTCTATAGCTCTAATCGTAGCTTCTACAGCATCACTTATATAGGTAAAACATCTAGTTTGAGTACCATCTCCATATACTTGGATAGGATCTCCTTTTAATGCCGCACTGATAAATCTTGGAATAACCCCCGCGTAGGGACCTTCCTTTGCACGTGGTCCGTAAATATTAAAATAGCGAACAACGGAAACCTTAAGTCCTTTGAGACCATAACCGAGACAAAGAGTTTCTTCTAAAGTTTTACTAACTGCATAGCACCATCTAAGTTTATTTGTTGCACCGTACAGTCGATCTCCATCCTCTGCAAAAGGGGGAGTTGCCTTACCGTATACTTCAGAAGTTGAGGCAAAGACAACTTTTTTGTCATATTTTAAAGCAGCTCTAAGAACATTTCTTGTCCCATCTATGTTGGTCTCCATAAGCTCCACACTTCTATCCATTGTACTCTTAACACCTAAAATAGCACCTAGGTGAAATATTACATCATGATTAGCGACCAATAAATCAATCATCTCATAATCAAGGACACTAATTTTAAGAAATGGAATTTTCTGAAATAGTTCATCGTGATAAGTTTGTTTCCCGTTATATAAATTATCTATGATAGTAACACGATGTCCCCTATTAACAAGTTCTTCGGCTAAATGAGATCCAATAAAGCCTGCACCTCCTGTTATTAGACATCTAAATGATTTTTGAGTCATTGAGATTCCCCCTCATTTTCAAACCTTAGTACTCCTCTTGTATCAACAATCCTTTTAGCCTCATTTTTAATTTGTTTCCAATTGATTGTGCTGTGATCTGTCAATATTACAACTGTATCAGCCTTTTGAATATCATAGGTTAATAACTCAATAGAAACAAATTCTTGGTTTTTTATTGTAATTTTTGGGAAATAAGGATCATAGTAACTGACTTCCATTCCCTCCTCAACTAATAGCTCAAAGATGTCAAGGGAAGGTGACTCTCGTAAATCATTTACGTCCTTCTTATAAGCCATGCCAATAAGAAGAACTTTTCCTATCTTATTAGGAAGGGACTCTTTTATTTGATTCACTACTTCATGAGGCATTTGATTGTTAATTTCTTCAGCAACTTCAATCATTCGACTCTTCATACCATACTGATTTAACTTCCATTGAAAGTAGATAGGGTCTACTGGGATACAATGTCCTCCAATACCAGGTCCTGGCCAATAGGGAGTAAAGCCAAATGGTTTAGTTGCAGCTGCTTGTAGAGACTGATAAAAGTCAATATTAAGTTTCCTACATAACAAAAATACTTCATTGACAAGTGAAATGTTTACAAGACGCTGAATGTTCTCAAATAATTTGCACATCTCTGCCACTTTAGGTGAGCTAACAGGCACAGGTTTATCAAATGACTGCTCGTATAACCATAGGACCTGCTTGAGGCATTCA containing:
- a CDS encoding ATP-binding protein, with product MQKSIQISTYEEYETLEQELEDYIGNYAAEKLHLVMYSIREAVNNAFEHGIKSNSSLVITVTTEISGSEIIIEVEHNGDGFNHEEKIMSVKDPDQYFIESLLSTRGRGIAIMKKCAKHISYSEGGRKLTLLFELEK
- a CDS encoding PAS domain-containing protein, yielding MNFYQSLIEGSPDLISVLDKEGICVYVNTSYEKVLGYKREEILGKHFSKVISLDPNSLEYTLSIFSTVFSGEKTDEFQVKIYHKEGYPLTFNVKYTLLKEEGFLQIVLRDITEEQKLKKQKSELTEMNKLLADVLDHTGIGITITDPHQEDNPIIYHNKGFESLTGYGPDEILGKNCRLLQGPLTSKDTKRVIREKVSNQEEVKVEILNYRKDQTTFWNEVCINPVLTEQGEVSHFIGIQKDVTKKKLLELDLMRDFSLSRAIQQLILSKDIDDQSISICGSYFPSHEIGGDFYKWQKIDDDLYFIMIMDVMGHGIASSLLTMSINAELTSILKYDTCHPTYILNRLNQHMLELFSEAENERMTRMYFTCIVLLIDMKNKSIDYINSGHPSFILEEGERLREISSNEIPVGFLPNHQFQAETLYYKDLTELFLYTDGLLEYLNSSLAELTKKKEKDKNLFLHLSKELKTKQLQDDVCFIQVKLL
- a CDS encoding FecCD family ABC transporter permease, coding for MIHQNLIKKQRALVIALLILILGTMIVSLSLGYSAVSYDRIIPTLLGNGSFKEEFILFDIRLPRIVITLLAGMALALSGAILQGITRNDLADPGIIGINSGAGVAITVFFLFAPIDASTFAYAIPILAFFGAILTSALIYIFSYKKSVGLQPVRLVLVGVGFSMALSGAMIVLISSAERAKVDFIAKWLAGNIWGTDWPFVWAILPWLLVLIPFTLYKANRLNILALGESISIGVGISIEKERITLLITAVALAASAVSVTGGISFIGLMAPHMAKAMVGPRNQLFIPVALLVGGWLLLFADTIGRNIIEPEGIAAGIMVALIGAPYFLYLLLKK
- a CDS encoding FecCD family ABC transporter permease, with the protein product MLHNNKPISFFFKCIVAIFLFILMFSIAMVFGAADTTFKDVWLALLSNQTSEKILILQEIRLPREVAAIVVGAALAVSGAIMQGMTRNPLADPGLLGLTAGANAGLAITIALLPSANYYGIMLACFIGAAVGALLVFGISAVKKGGFSPFRIVLAGSAISAFLFAISEGIAIFFKISKDVSMWTAGGVIGTTWGQLQIVVPFIIIGIILSIFLSRQLTILSLNEEVAVGLGQNTTRVKAFLFVIVIVLAGAAVALAGNLAFVGLLVPHIVRAIVGTDYRFILPMSTIFGGTFMLLADTIGRTLNSPYETPVAAIVAMIGLPFFLFIIRKGGKEFS
- a CDS encoding ABC transporter ATP-binding protein; the protein is MVRLYTDQLSVAYGERTIVKNLSIHIPDKKITTIIGSNGCGKSTLLKAITRIIAQQAGTVLLDGEDIAKQHTKELARKMAILPQSPESVGGLTVGELVSYGRFPYQKGFGRLTKRDFEVIDWALEATGTMDFKFRPVDALSGGQRQRVWIAMALAQETDIIFLDEPTTYLDMAHQLEVLELLQELNQNEGRTIVMVLHDLNQAARFADHLIALKAGEIVKAGTCEEVIQREVLREVFQIDAEIGRDPRTNKPMCITYNLLKGNSLNEQHMVSTLTPVSVNY
- a CDS encoding GNAT family N-acetyltransferase encodes the protein MEKVKKPYKIRNYEEQDANQIAKFDFISMLAYRFNGDYASDNIFCVVSEEGEVLASAHIAPDQSWSLIEDPNKPLDFEFKLQMDLSINENTTVPQEAVDELTDAVMIRAKMIRSQYPNKKITLTHTISSDDLEEMDFYLSKGFISKQNHLVMKRDLTEPIPQFSLPPNIKVLNWKMETQEEQEMYLRAEAAGDPNGICWSLNHLRWTKSGAEWDTFTAFDGNNVVGSVMTWGLGEERSATENIFVLPDWRRKGIAKALITEALTFLKEKGKIEATLGVFGDNRNAISLYQSLGYRMFYTIIEFGYDL
- a CDS encoding GNAT family N-acetyltransferase gives rise to the protein MEIKNGKLTIRPLGKEDVDHLSKWLSNPTVLEYYEGRDQPFSVEKVMQTFFLEEEGLSRYIFLFEEKPIGYIQTYTVEDEKVKTFGMDQFIGETDYWNKGIGTILIHTMVNYLVNSMSAERIIMDPHTSNKRALRCYEKCGFRKVKLLSKHELHEGEFRDCWLIELIIER
- a CDS encoding MerR family transcriptional regulator; the protein is MEYTVQKLGQLAGVSTRTLRYYDQIGLLEPSRVNSNGYRIYGQSEVNRLQQILFYKELGFSLDTIKEILSSSKFDAEAALREHRLKLIEKRQQIETLICNVEKTIAESEGRITMSNKEKFEGFKQNLLAENEKKYGKEIREKYGKDTVEQSNAKLMNLSEEDYQKVTALEQQIRDVLSQAFTSGDPAGPLAQQAAELHKQWLCYFWPTYSKEAHAGLAQMYVDDERFTANYDKDQPGTAEFLRDAIAIFTE
- a CDS encoding NAD-dependent epimerase/dehydratase family protein — encoded protein: MTQKSFRCLITGGAGFIGSHLAEELVNRGHRVTIIDNLYNGKQTYHDELFQKIPFLKISVLDYEMIDLLVANHDVIFHLGAILGVKSTMDRSVELMETNIDGTRNVLRAALKYDKKVVFASTSEVYGKATPPFAEDGDRLYGATNKLRWCYAVSKTLEETLCLGYGLKGLKVSVVRYFNIYGPRAKEGPYAGVIPRFISAALKGDPIQVYGDGTQTRCFTYISDAVEATIRAIDDECNNEIINIGSQSEMNILNLAKLVRKLSRSNSPILYVPFEDVYPLGFEEIPNRFPDVSKMSSLLSFKPKVSFIEGLSETIEWFKENI
- a CDS encoding nucleotide sugar dehydrogenase translates to MAEDKKSVVVIGLGYVGLPLATHFAKCGFSVIGLDKDPKKIESLKKNKSYIPDVSDQELVELYNNGLFRAFFPEDGNELLRRTPFVIVTVPTPLGDNNEPDLGFIISSSNFIRDNLQQGQTIIYESSTYPGTLEEVILPILEQTGKKVGKDFYLGYSPERIDPSNTNFTLASIPKVVSGQTDECLKQVLWLYEQSFDKPVPVSSPKVAEMCKLFENIQRLVNISLVNEVFLLCRKLNIDFYQSLQAAATKPFGFTPYWPGPGIGGHCIPVDPIYFQWKLNQYGMKSRMIEVAEEINNQMPHEVVNQIKESLPNKIGKVLLIGMAYKKDVNDLRESPSLDIFELLVEEGMEVSYYDPYFPKITIKNQEFVSIELLTYDIQKADTVVILTDHSTINWKQIKNEAKRIVDTRGVLRFENEGESQ